A DNA window from Salvelinus sp. IW2-2015 linkage group LG4q.1:29, ASM291031v2, whole genome shotgun sequence contains the following coding sequences:
- the macir gene encoding macrophage immunometabolism regulator: MSVKMEMDVSGVSRTPISVLPAAAEVKAMLKPDTGDRPRCASTPCSPIKSTVSGFQILHMDSNYLVGFTTGEELLKLAHKWSPNPEKTLITTPTTTTSTASEALPSSVPKPMDLGTHRASRIYKAKNRYYQPYDIPVVNGRRRRRMPSSGDPYLRPLSQGEGGPGRALHHGPLPLCLLKGKRAQSKSLDYLNLDKMSVKQPPADTEVLQFQLQHLTLRSERMFTRNKT; this comes from the coding sequence ATGTCGGTAAAGATGGAAATGGATGTCAGTGGCGTGTCCAGGACACCCATCTCTGTTCTACCTGCTGCTGCAGAGGTCAAAGCCATGCTGAAACCCGATACGGGGGACAGGCCCCGCTGTGCCAGCACCCCCTGCTCCCCCATCAAAAGTACTGTTTCAGGCTTCCAGATCCTCCACATGGACTCCAACTACCTAGTCGGCTTCACCACCGGCGAGGAGCTGCTAAAACTAGCCCACAAGTGGTCTCCCAACCCAGAGAAGACCCTTATCACCACACCGACCACCACAACGTCAACAGCATCAGAGGCCTTGCCCAGTTCTGTCCCCAAACCCATGGACCTGGGCACCCACCGGGCGTCGCGCATCTACAAAGCCAAAAACCGCTACTACCAGCCATACGACATCCCCGTGGTCAACGGGCGCCGGCGGAGGCGCATGCCCAGCTCAGGTGACCCCTACCTCAGGCCCCTGTCCCAGGGGGAGGGTGGCCCAGGGAGGGCCCTGCACCACGGCCCCCTGCCCCTCTGCCTTCTCAAGGGGAAGAGGGCCCAGTCCAAGTCCCTGGACTACCTCAACCTGGACAAAATGAGTGTCAAGCAGCCTCCGGCCGACACAGAGGTGCTGCAGTTCCAGCTCCAGCACCTGACGCTGCGGAGCGAGCGCATGTTCACCAGGAACAAGACATGA